A window from Dromaius novaehollandiae isolate bDroNov1 chromosome 1, bDroNov1.hap1, whole genome shotgun sequence encodes these proteins:
- the LOC112995040 gene encoding protein mono-ADP-ribosyltransferase PARP12-like has translation MVQRNLNTQTMIKICRSPSAAMAGNSKKNKKRQSDAVHTHHLFPSDWDHSALPEIGYELVEVIRTASKYREIKNLFQQTMKDYSIRRLRRIQNPVLWQHFQLQKEQMKKRGPGQEVDEQLLFHGTSPSHLAAICEQNFDWRVCGAHGTLYGKGSYFARDASYSHQYCPSSTGHQRMFVAHVLVGDFVQGNSEYLRPPPRPGNANRLYDSCVDDPEDPSIFVIFEKHQIYPVCIFEYTCSSQ, from the exons ATGGTCCAGAGAAATCTGAATACTCAGACTATGATAAAAATCTGCAGGAGTCCAAGTGCTGCAATGGCTGGCAATagcaaaaagaacaagaaaag ACAGTCAGATGCTGTTCACACACATCATCTGTTTCCTTCAGACTGGGACCATTCAGCACTACCTGAAATAGGATATGAG TTAGTAGAAGTCATCCGCACTGCCAGCAAATACAGAGAAATCAAGAACCTATTTCAGCAGACAATGAAAGATTACAGCATCCGCAGGCTCCGGAGAATTCAGAACCCAGTGCTTTGGCAGCATTTCCAGTT GCAGAAGGAGCAGATGAAAAAGAGAGGTCCAGGGCAAGAGGTAGATGAGCAGCTCCTGTTCCATGGCACGAGCCCATCCCACCTGGCTGCCATCTGTGAGCAGAATTTCGACTGGCGGGTCTGCGGGGCTCATGGGACACTATATGGAAAAG GAAGCTACTTTGCCAGAGATGCCAGTTATTCTCATCAATACTGCCCATCCAGCACTGGTCACCAGCGCATGTTTGTAGCTCACGTTCTTGTTGGAGACTTTGTCCAGGGAAACTCGGAATACCTTCGCCCTCCACCCAGACCTGGGAATGCAAACAGGCTCTATGACAGCTGTGTGGATGATCCAGAGGATCCTTCCATCTTTGTCATCTTTGAGAAGCATCAGATTTACCCTGTCTGTATTTTCGAGTACACATGTTCATCCCAATGA